One genomic window of Moorella glycerini includes the following:
- a CDS encoding sensor histidine kinase, with protein MTLRWRLTLLVTVILTLTFLVLGSLVYLFMGRYLTSAVDRSLAFRAQEVVSSIKVESNFLRQQRITLPDVNVFAAPDIFLQIVDSEGFVVTRSYNLGRQTLPVGPQTLIQARQGIAFFTTEAIDNYSLRVYNVPLLLRGQPVGLLQVATILSTVEKTLGNLRRVLIFLGLVAVLMATILGYILARAALRPIERLTQVAAQIGEGRDLAQRVPYHGPMDEIGRLAATFNAMLGRLQRAYTRLEEAYSAQRRFVADASHELRTPLTTIRGNVDLLRKMKGADMATQEEALADIASEAERMSRLVNDLLTLARADAGQEIKREPMEIAGLMQEVARQAPLLGEATFTATGLENLAGRQIMGNRDYLKQLLFILLDNAFKYTPAGGEIELAASVKPEGLVIEVKDTGPGIAPADLEHIFERFYRADTTRSSGGTGLGLAIARWIVEQHQGEIKVESRVGEGTTFRVILPLLRSA; from the coding sequence ATGACCCTGCGCTGGCGCCTTACCCTTTTAGTTACTGTTATCCTGACCCTCACCTTTCTCGTCCTGGGAAGCCTGGTCTACCTCTTTATGGGGCGCTACCTGACCAGTGCCGTTGATCGTTCCCTGGCTTTCCGCGCCCAGGAGGTCGTCAGCTCCATAAAAGTTGAAAGCAATTTCCTGCGCCAGCAGCGTATCACCCTGCCCGATGTTAACGTTTTTGCTGCTCCCGATATCTTTTTGCAAATAGTCGACAGCGAAGGCTTTGTGGTTACCAGGTCGTACAATTTAGGTCGCCAGACCCTGCCGGTGGGACCCCAAACGTTAATCCAGGCCCGCCAGGGTATTGCTTTCTTTACGACAGAGGCCATCGATAATTACTCCTTAAGGGTTTACAATGTACCCCTCCTGCTCAGGGGCCAGCCGGTGGGCTTGCTCCAGGTAGCTACCATTTTGAGTACCGTGGAAAAAACCCTGGGCAACCTGCGCCGGGTACTTATCTTCCTGGGACTGGTTGCTGTTTTAATGGCTACCATCCTGGGCTATATCCTCGCCCGGGCAGCCCTCAGGCCCATCGAGCGCCTGACCCAGGTGGCGGCACAGATAGGGGAGGGGAGGGATCTGGCCCAGCGCGTTCCCTACCATGGCCCCATGGACGAGATCGGCCGGCTGGCGGCCACTTTTAATGCCATGCTGGGCCGCCTGCAAAGGGCCTACACCCGTTTGGAGGAAGCCTACAGCGCCCAGCGCCGCTTTGTTGCCGATGCCTCCCATGAATTGCGTACCCCCCTGACCACCATCCGCGGTAATGTGGATTTACTGCGCAAAATGAAGGGCGCGGACATGGCAACCCAGGAAGAAGCCCTGGCTGATATAGCCAGCGAGGCCGAACGGATGAGCCGGCTGGTGAATGACCTCCTTACCCTGGCCAGGGCGGACGCCGGCCAGGAAATTAAACGCGAGCCTATGGAGATAGCCGGGCTTATGCAGGAAGTCGCCCGCCAGGCTCCCTTGCTGGGCGAGGCCACCTTTACGGCCACCGGACTTGAAAACCTGGCGGGAAGGCAGATCATGGGCAACCGGGATTATTTAAAGCAATTACTTTTTATCTTACTGGATAATGCCTTTAAATACACTCCTGCCGGGGGTGAGATCGAGCTGGCGGCATCTGTTAAACCTGAAGGACTGGTTATCGAGGTGAAGGATACCGGGCCTGGCATTGCTCCCGCAGATCTGGAACACATTTTTGAACGTTTTTACCGGGCCGACACCACCCGCAGCAGCGGCGGTACCGGCCTGGGGCTGGCCATTGCCCGCTGGATTGTCGAGCAACATCAGGGAGAGATTAAGGTAGAAAGCAGGGTAGGGGAGGGTACGACCTTCAGGGTTATCCTGCCGTTGTTGAGGAGCGCATAA